In Anaerobacillus isosaccharinicus, one genomic interval encodes:
- the istA gene encoding IS21 family transposase, which translates to MIHYRKILELHDEGISLRGIAASTGHSRQKITEVISLAEKKGLDCPLEEEMTDKWIEEFLFPEKSLEASGRKPLNFDYIHEELAKPNVTLSLLHHEYEAECRASQKIPYSYRSFLRHYSRYADKYKATLRIRRKPGEIMEVDWAGSTSFIIDRDTGEKVKAYIFVATLPCSQFSYAEASLSMDSQSWINAHNSAYKYFGGSTQIVVPDNLKTSVTKHTTRELILNPTYREMAEYYNTVVMPARVRTPKDKASVEGSVGVISTWIIAALRNTHCFSIDELNEEVWKKLDEFNRRPFTRKKGSRLSAFEEEEKFALSPLPIAHFKMSEWKKTKVRPDYHLSIESMFYSVPYEYINREVEVKLSDNLVEIFFNHMRVASHKRLYGKFGQSSTLRDHMPDNHKLYVDQTPETAIEWAESIGASTLSVIRYLLDTSQNEKQALQSIFSLKKSERNYTKYEIERACKMVVSMTKRPTVKSIQTILKNNKKSDAEQELKRQTDISKNNYGFTRGASYYGGTDK; encoded by the coding sequence ATGATTCATTATCGAAAGATATTGGAATTGCACGATGAGGGGATCAGTCTTAGGGGCATTGCCGCCAGTACAGGTCACTCTCGCCAAAAAATAACAGAGGTTATTTCCCTAGCCGAAAAGAAAGGATTAGATTGTCCATTAGAGGAAGAAATGACGGATAAGTGGATTGAGGAATTTCTTTTTCCAGAGAAGAGCTTGGAGGCTTCTGGTCGAAAACCATTGAACTTTGACTATATTCATGAAGAGTTGGCCAAACCTAATGTGACACTTTCGCTTCTGCATCATGAGTATGAAGCTGAATGTCGAGCCAGTCAAAAAATACCGTACTCATACCGTAGTTTTTTGCGGCACTATAGCAGGTACGCTGACAAGTACAAAGCTACATTGCGTATTCGCAGAAAACCAGGTGAAATAATGGAAGTTGACTGGGCAGGTTCCACATCTTTTATCATTGATAGAGATACTGGGGAGAAGGTTAAAGCCTATATTTTCGTTGCGACTTTGCCTTGTAGTCAATTCTCTTATGCGGAAGCAAGCTTATCAATGGATTCACAGTCATGGATTAATGCTCACAATAGTGCGTATAAGTATTTTGGAGGATCTACACAAATTGTTGTACCGGATAACCTAAAAACGAGTGTAACAAAACATACCACACGTGAATTGATTTTGAATCCTACCTACAGAGAAATGGCAGAATACTATAATACAGTCGTTATGCCTGCACGTGTTCGTACTCCGAAAGATAAAGCAAGTGTTGAAGGTTCCGTTGGTGTTATCTCTACATGGATTATAGCAGCATTAAGAAATACACATTGCTTTAGTATTGATGAATTGAACGAGGAAGTTTGGAAGAAATTAGATGAATTCAATCGCCGTCCCTTTACTCGAAAAAAAGGCTCTCGATTGTCAGCATTTGAAGAAGAGGAGAAATTTGCGCTTTCTCCTCTTCCAATCGCACATTTTAAAATGTCTGAATGGAAAAAAACAAAAGTACGCCCTGACTATCATCTTTCTATCGAGAGCATGTTTTATTCTGTGCCGTACGAATATATTAATCGAGAAGTCGAGGTGAAACTTTCCGATAACCTCGTTGAAATCTTTTTTAATCATATGCGTGTGGCATCACATAAACGACTATACGGGAAGTTTGGACAATCTTCCACCCTTCGTGACCACATGCCTGATAATCATAAGTTATACGTGGATCAAACGCCAGAAACTGCAATAGAATGGGCTGAAAGTATTGGTGCATCAACCTTAAGCGTTATTCGCTATCTTTTAGATACTTCGCAAAATGAAAAACAAGCGTTACAGTCTATATTTTCTTTGAAAAAGTCTGAGCGTAATTACACAAAATATGAGATTGAGCGTGCTTGCAAAATGGTAGTTTCTATGACTAAAAGACCTACGGTCAAAAGTATTCAAACGATCTTAAAGAACAACAAAAAAAGTGATGCCGAACAAGAATTGAAACGTCAAACAGATATTAGCAAAAATAATTATGGCTTCACACGTGGAGCTTCTTACTATGGAGGAACGGATAAATGA
- a CDS encoding DUF6002 family protein — protein MIEQFVNSLSKIKSTESNNLIERYYKGLQKAFENIDGGNKNNLFEPAFELPQLDEQMIKFFEVAQSSYSYLGDYKDKSIYLLNLMKNPGTNTTKTLASLLMVARAVNHIKKTGERILIFTPSSGNKAIALRDAVERAIKFGLVAKEELRIITLTPKNSSHKLRKSDLSENEELLKLNPMFIYNGEIPQDVKKIGSEFIKKYDRDIETKYGYRVWYSLDIRNYKVADSLRAFFDYEFFPWKENQSKRLHAHAVSSAYGLLGYNYGRTIIKNEGMKIHEPNPGYLLVQHSETSDMVLSLLYNDFSRSNYPKYIYDETDGMFKQKQNSHFPYKTWRVIENLDGTFYTHNPPTSPEMNNLIHTNGGTGIVVSLSECLSRIGIIKQLLKGTDVSFPEDIRDLNEWSLVMAFTGVTNAIDRNLVDAFDDIIIHGSGIYSEDDYLKVEKTQVKEIGNHKEMFHAVFE, from the coding sequence ATGATTGAGCAATTTGTAAATTCACTAAGTAAAATTAAATCAACTGAAAGTAACAATTTGATAGAACGTTACTATAAAGGGCTTCAGAAAGCTTTTGAAAATATAGATGGGGGTAACAAAAATAATTTATTTGAGCCCGCATTTGAGTTGCCTCAATTAGATGAGCAAATGATTAAGTTTTTTGAAGTAGCACAATCAAGTTACTCTTATTTAGGAGATTATAAAGATAAGAGTATCTATTTATTAAATTTGATGAAAAATCCTGGAACCAATACCACTAAAACATTAGCTTCTTTATTAATGGTGGCTCGGGCAGTAAATCATATAAAAAAAACCGGAGAGCGTATTTTAATCTTCACCCCTTCATCTGGAAACAAAGCCATAGCATTAAGAGACGCTGTTGAAAGGGCGATTAAGTTTGGTCTAGTAGCAAAAGAAGAACTACGAATAATTACGCTTACTCCAAAAAACTCTTCTCATAAATTAAGAAAATCTGACCTTAGCGAAAATGAAGAACTACTAAAGTTAAATCCAATGTTTATTTATAATGGTGAAATTCCTCAAGATGTAAAGAAAATAGGATCTGAATTTATTAAAAAATACGACCGAGATATTGAAACAAAATACGGCTATCGAGTTTGGTATTCTTTAGATATTAGAAATTACAAAGTAGCTGATTCGCTTCGTGCATTTTTTGATTATGAATTTTTCCCTTGGAAAGAAAATCAATCAAAAAGATTACATGCACATGCGGTTTCTAGTGCTTATGGGTTGTTAGGATATAATTACGGTCGCACTATAATTAAAAATGAAGGTATGAAAATACATGAACCAAATCCAGGATACCTATTGGTACAGCATAGTGAAACTTCAGATATGGTTTTAAGTTTGCTTTACAATGATTTCTCAAGAAGTAACTATCCGAAGTACATTTATGATGAAACAGATGGAATGTTTAAACAGAAACAAAACTCCCATTTCCCTTATAAAACTTGGAGAGTGATTGAAAATTTAGATGGAACTTTTTATACTCACAATCCACCTACATCTCCAGAAATGAATAACCTTATTCATACGAATGGAGGAACAGGTATTGTTGTGTCCTTATCAGAATGTCTAAGCAGAATAGGAATAATTAAGCAGTTATTAAAAGGTACAGATGTAAGTTTTCCTGAAGATATCAGGGATCTTAATGAGTGGTCCTTGGTAATGGCATTTACTGGCGTGACTAATGCTATAGATAGGAATTTAGTGGATGCGTTTGATGATATTATAATTCATGGATCTGGTATTTATTCAGAAGATGATTATTTGAAAGTTGAAAAAACGCAGGTGAAAGAGATTGGAAACCATAAAGAAATGTTTCATGCTGTATTTGAATAA
- a CDS encoding recombinase family protein — MFIGYARVSSVDQNLDRQILLLTEYGCEKIIQEKFTGTVKIRDGLSSLLDVIRNGDTVIVESISRLGRKTLDILSIIQYFDEIGVKFISIKEKMDTGTSTGKAMFQMMCVIAELERNLIVERVKEGLEASKRRGKKLGRPKIDQSKIDIALRMYDSKEYSINEIVDGTGVSQGSLYRAINKRKIQ; from the coding sequence ATGTTTATTGGATATGCAAGAGTTTCTTCTGTTGATCAGAATTTAGATCGCCAAATTCTATTACTCACCGAATATGGGTGTGAAAAAATAATACAGGAAAAATTTACTGGAACAGTAAAAATCAGAGATGGACTTAGTTCACTCTTAGATGTAATAAGGAATGGTGATACAGTTATAGTAGAAAGCATTTCACGTTTGGGAAGAAAAACGCTTGATATCCTTTCTATTATTCAATATTTTGATGAAATTGGCGTGAAATTTATATCAATAAAAGAAAAAATGGATACAGGAACATCAACAGGTAAAGCGATGTTTCAAATGATGTGTGTTATTGCAGAGCTAGAAAGGAATTTAATTGTCGAAAGAGTAAAAGAGGGTTTAGAAGCAAGTAAAAGGCGAGGGAAAAAACTAGGAAGACCAAAAATAGATCAAAGTAAAATTGATATTGCTTTGAGAATGTATGACAGTAAAGAATATTCAATCAATGAAATTGTTGATGGCACAGGTGTTTCACAGGGTTCTCTATATCGAGCAATTAATAAAAGAAAAATCCAATAA
- a CDS encoding IS1182 family transposase: MLKPRKEKQIEFEMVTIDQLVPEDHELRIIDKYIDFSFIYDKVKGYYCADNGRPPIDPVMLFKMMFIGYLYGIRSERRLEKEIQTNMAYRWFLGLGITERVPHHSTISFNRHKRFDGTSAFQDIFDEVVELAMKHRMVGGRVLFTDSTHLKANANKKKFVKKTVQSPTRTYIKELDAAIEESRREHGKKPLKAREEVSEEKEIKESTTDPESGYMYREGKPEGFFYLDHRTTDMKFNIITDVHVTPGNVHDSQPYIERLERQIERFGFKVEAAATDSGYYTAWICKKLEEMKIMGVIGYRRFHPTRGLFPKWKFKFDKETDTYACPNNQNLYYKTTSREGYQEYHSDPKQCKDCPLLSECTRSRNQKKVVTRHVWEESKELIRKNRLSDTGKMLYKKRKETVERSFADSKELHGLRYCRLRGREHVQEQALMTAAAQNIKKIANHLAKMA, encoded by the coding sequence ATGCTAAAGCCTAGAAAAGAAAAACAAATTGAGTTTGAAATGGTAACCATTGATCAGCTAGTCCCTGAAGATCATGAACTAAGAATTATTGATAAATACATAGATTTCTCTTTTATCTACGATAAAGTAAAGGGTTACTATTGTGCAGATAATGGACGACCACCAATTGATCCTGTCATGCTATTTAAGATGATGTTTATTGGTTATTTATACGGAATTCGGTCGGAACGCAGATTAGAAAAAGAAATTCAAACCAATATGGCTTACCGATGGTTCCTTGGCCTTGGAATAACAGAACGTGTTCCTCATCATTCTACGATTAGTTTTAATCGACATAAACGGTTTGATGGGACCAGTGCTTTTCAGGATATCTTTGATGAAGTAGTAGAATTGGCGATGAAACATCGAATGGTTGGTGGCCGGGTTTTATTTACTGATTCCACACATTTAAAAGCGAACGCAAATAAAAAAAAGTTTGTGAAAAAAACTGTTCAATCCCCTACTAGAACTTATATAAAAGAGCTAGATGCAGCTATTGAAGAAAGCCGTCGTGAGCATGGAAAAAAGCCTTTAAAAGCTAGGGAGGAAGTGAGTGAAGAAAAAGAAATAAAAGAAAGTACAACAGACCCTGAGAGCGGGTATATGTACCGAGAGGGGAAACCTGAGGGATTTTTTTACCTTGATCACCGTACAACCGATATGAAATTTAACATCATCACGGATGTTCATGTAACTCCAGGAAATGTCCACGATTCACAACCTTATATTGAAAGATTAGAACGTCAAATTGAGCGATTTGGTTTTAAAGTTGAAGCAGCTGCCACTGATTCTGGTTACTATACAGCATGGATTTGTAAGAAACTCGAAGAGATGAAAATTATGGGTGTCATTGGTTATCGTCGTTTTCATCCAACACGAGGGCTATTTCCTAAGTGGAAATTCAAATTTGATAAAGAAACTGATACTTACGCATGTCCAAATAACCAAAATTTATATTACAAGACTACCTCAAGAGAAGGGTATCAAGAATACCATTCCGATCCAAAGCAATGTAAGGACTGTCCGCTACTCTCGGAATGTACAAGGAGCCGAAATCAGAAAAAGGTAGTGACTAGACATGTTTGGGAAGAAAGTAAAGAACTGATTAGAAAAAACCGTCTTTCTGATACAGGAAAGATGCTTTATAAAAAAAGAAAAGAAACAGTTGAGCGAAGCTTTGCGGATTCAAAAGAACTCCACGGGCTTCGCTACTGCCGGTTACGAGGCAGAGAACATGTTCAAGAGCAAGCGCTAATGACAGCAGCTGCTCAGAACATCAAAAAGATCGCAAACCACCTAGCCAAGATGGCATAG
- a CDS encoding IS110 family transposase, translating into MALKIVYPICCGIDVHKTFVVACIASTAKGVTSYKRHRFSTYTKGLMELSQWLCENECKDVCMESTGKYWIPVFNILEDSCNITLAHPKYVKAIRGKKTDKKDAKWIADLFKHDLVAGSFMPPLEIRQLRDLMRYRFKLTNFMSSEKNRLQNSLTVSNIQLSNIVSDTFGKSSMNIIEKLLHNPLDTSFDLEPLVHGSMKHKLPELELAIDGYITPEQAEKLKVIKQHYEDLGSRKADLEKIILSLAASYTEEINLILTVPSFKNIFSAIAVVSEIGVNMDVFLTAKHLCSWAGLTPTNNESAGKKKSVRISRAGCYIKPLLVQCATSVVKSEKHPEIRNRYLKLKRRRGHKRAIIAIARMLLTAIYNILKKKEAYNAELYIKSDVFPVTREITVEQAILLAKNHGYHVLAAP; encoded by the coding sequence ATGGCTTTAAAAATTGTTTACCCTATTTGTTGTGGTATTGATGTCCACAAAACGTTTGTAGTAGCTTGTATTGCTTCTACCGCCAAAGGCGTGACATCTTACAAACGCCATCGCTTTTCAACCTATACCAAAGGGTTAATGGAGCTGTCACAATGGCTTTGTGAAAATGAATGCAAAGATGTTTGTATGGAATCGACCGGGAAATACTGGATTCCTGTGTTTAATATACTAGAAGATTCCTGTAACATCACATTAGCACATCCAAAATACGTCAAGGCAATCCGTGGTAAAAAGACGGATAAAAAAGATGCAAAATGGATCGCTGATTTATTTAAGCATGACCTTGTAGCTGGAAGCTTTATGCCACCACTGGAGATTAGGCAACTTCGTGACCTTATGCGTTATCGCTTCAAGCTCACTAATTTTATGTCTAGTGAGAAAAATCGTCTTCAAAACAGTTTAACCGTGTCTAACATTCAACTAAGCAATATTGTTTCGGATACCTTCGGCAAAAGCTCCATGAACATTATTGAAAAGTTATTACACAATCCATTAGACACTTCGTTTGATTTAGAACCTTTAGTTCATGGCTCCATGAAACATAAACTTCCTGAATTGGAGCTCGCTATTGATGGATACATAACTCCTGAACAGGCTGAAAAATTAAAGGTCATTAAACAACATTATGAAGACCTTGGGTCGCGTAAAGCTGACCTAGAAAAAATTATTCTTTCTCTTGCCGCGTCCTACACAGAAGAAATCAATTTAATCTTAACTGTTCCGTCTTTTAAAAACATCTTTTCTGCCATTGCCGTGGTATCTGAAATAGGTGTCAATATGGACGTGTTTCTGACAGCTAAGCATCTGTGCTCCTGGGCAGGACTTACACCCACAAATAATGAGAGTGCCGGTAAGAAAAAGTCAGTAAGAATTTCGAGAGCTGGATGTTACATAAAACCACTTTTAGTGCAATGTGCTACCTCTGTAGTTAAAAGTGAAAAGCACCCAGAAATTCGAAACCGTTACTTAAAACTTAAAAGACGCCGTGGTCACAAACGAGCAATTATTGCGATTGCACGAATGCTTTTAACAGCTATCTACAATATTCTCAAAAAGAAAGAAGCATATAACGCTGAATTATATATAAAATCCGATGTTTTTCCAGTAACCCGTGAAATCACGGTAGAACAAGCGATTTTACTAGCTAAAAATCATGGTTACCATGTGCTAGCTGCACCTTGA
- a CDS encoding DMT family transporter gives MYVLITIIAAFCYALMSALIKVATADTSEAGILFFRFFAAFTMLFPLYYLSGKPPVKTKKTKLHMLRAMFGFLMFALYTVALQHLPLENAIALNSTYPFFIPLILFLIFKEKIDKTVIFGILLGFIGVYTIIDPSSGDYLNWFAILALLSGVFSAASNITLSVLRKTESSFSTVFYFFLIATVISLILFLIVDDFEIMFSTRSSIILLGIAITSLASQQLISYSLKFLHSSTVSSIMYSSIIFGFIFSWLIWGEVPGVTQLIGTLFIIVGSIVIFQKKKTVIKKNQSEIVSKV, from the coding sequence ATGTACGTTTTGATAACAATTATTGCTGCATTTTGCTATGCTTTAATGAGTGCGTTAATTAAAGTTGCAACTGCTGATACATCGGAAGCTGGTATTTTATTTTTTAGATTCTTCGCTGCATTTACTATGTTATTTCCGTTGTATTATCTATCTGGTAAGCCACCAGTAAAAACAAAAAAGACTAAATTACATATGTTGAGAGCTATGTTTGGCTTTTTGATGTTTGCATTATATACAGTTGCGTTGCAGCATTTACCACTTGAAAATGCAATAGCCTTAAATTCTACCTATCCCTTCTTTATCCCATTAATTTTATTTTTAATCTTCAAAGAAAAAATTGATAAAACAGTCATATTTGGGATTCTATTAGGATTTATCGGAGTTTATACAATAATCGACCCTTCTAGTGGAGATTATCTAAATTGGTTTGCAATTCTTGCATTATTATCAGGGGTTTTCTCAGCTGCTTCCAATATAACATTAAGTGTATTGAGAAAAACAGAGTCGAGTTTTAGTACGGTATTTTATTTTTTCTTAATTGCTACTGTTATTTCCTTAATACTCTTCTTAATAGTAGATGATTTTGAAATAATGTTTAGTACTCGATCTTCAATTATACTATTAGGAATTGCAATCACGAGCTTAGCATCACAACAGCTTATATCTTATTCTTTAAAATTCTTACATTCCAGTACTGTGTCTTCAATTATGTATTCATCCATAATTTTTGGCTTTATTTTCTCTTGGTTAATATGGGGGGAAGTGCCAGGGGTGACTCAGTTAATTGGGACTCTGTTCATTATAGTTGGTAGCATAGTTATCTTTCAGAAGAAAAAAACAGTTATAAAAAAAAATCAAAGTGAAATTGTATCGAAGGTATAG
- the istB gene encoding IS21-like element helper ATPase IstB, with translation MMNEQTLTKLHELKLSGMAEAYKEQSTNKEFQKLSFEERFSLLVDLEHSRRKSNKLQRLINTATFLNSNACIEDMEYHEDRRLDKNLILKLASGTYIHDSHNIILKGPTGSGKTFLATAFGVSACRQFYNVKYIRLPELLDELSLAKLAADGSYRKLIKKYTKVDLLILDEWLLTDLSTNEAAILLEITESRHKIASTIFCSQIDPSGWHIKLGNETIAEAILDRIIHDSYQILIDGEVSMRERHGLGS, from the coding sequence ATGATGAATGAGCAGACATTAACCAAACTACACGAATTGAAATTAAGTGGAATGGCGGAAGCCTATAAGGAACAATCAACTAATAAAGAGTTTCAAAAGTTGAGTTTCGAAGAACGCTTTAGTTTACTTGTCGATTTAGAACATTCCCGTCGTAAGAGTAATAAGCTTCAACGCTTGATCAATACAGCCACTTTTTTAAACTCAAATGCTTGTATCGAAGATATGGAATATCACGAAGACCGAAGATTAGATAAAAATTTGATATTAAAACTGGCCAGCGGTACCTATATCCATGACAGTCACAATATCATATTGAAAGGACCTACTGGTTCGGGAAAAACATTTTTAGCAACTGCCTTTGGAGTATCTGCTTGTCGACAATTCTATAATGTTAAATACATTCGCTTACCGGAATTATTAGATGAACTGTCTCTCGCAAAATTAGCTGCAGATGGAAGCTATCGAAAATTGATTAAAAAGTATACGAAAGTAGATCTACTCATCCTTGATGAATGGTTACTAACAGATTTATCAACGAATGAAGCAGCAATTCTATTAGAAATCACAGAATCTCGTCATAAGATAGCTTCGACTATTTTCTGTTCACAAATTGACCCTAGTGGTTGGCATATAAAATTGGGGAATGAAACAATTGCGGAGGCTATTCTAGATCGTATTATCCATGATTCATATCAAATTCTAATAGACGGAGAAGTATCTATGCGTGAGCGTCATGGATTAGGTAGCTAA
- a CDS encoding DDE-type integrase/transposase/recombinase, whose translation MLPQIITYLLTFINYQEQVIRTLLTLLIGKSMFDKPTEAPVNKPYRKLQVDDLPIIEVPQKLDFRLLLSEHLETKGKPLKPVQRRSKSTPVPLSMKCPTCGAPADYLYANNGAKGQYQCKVCSCLFSEKNRYLKEAILKCPHCSKTLEKVKERKDFHVYKCKNDACSYYQQKRNAMTQKEKNRFKEDPQAFKLRYIYRQFHIDFQPLAKHSPKRPRVDLSRIYVSPHTLGLILTYHVNYGLSARKTAALMKDVHGVSISHQSILNYENSVALWLKPYIDHYPYELSDQFCGDETYIRVNGRWHYLFFFFDAVKKVILSYPVSPNRDTATAIKAIDEVLLKLRKIPENLTFVVDGNPIYLLAQHFFAQHQIPFEVIQVIGLTNEDEVSKEYRPLKQIIERLNRTFKGNYRSTHGFGSEHGSVSFVTLFVAYFNFLRPHSALEGKVPVTLPELDKLPNMPARWTTLIGLAQDWISKQTA comes from the coding sequence TTGTTACCTCAAATTATAACCTATTTACTTACTTTTATAAACTACCAAGAACAAGTCATTCGAACATTGCTTACCCTACTAATCGGGAAAAGCATGTTTGATAAACCGACTGAAGCTCCAGTTAATAAACCTTATCGCAAGCTTCAAGTTGATGATCTACCGATCATTGAAGTTCCCCAAAAACTAGATTTTAGACTTTTATTATCTGAACACCTGGAGACTAAGGGGAAGCCTCTCAAACCAGTACAAAGACGATCGAAGTCAACACCCGTTCCTTTATCAATGAAATGTCCTACGTGTGGTGCTCCAGCAGATTACTTGTATGCGAACAATGGAGCGAAAGGACAATATCAATGTAAGGTGTGTTCGTGCCTTTTCAGTGAGAAAAACCGTTATCTCAAGGAAGCAATCCTGAAATGCCCTCACTGTTCAAAAACACTCGAAAAAGTGAAGGAAAGAAAAGACTTCCATGTGTACAAGTGTAAAAACGACGCTTGTTCTTATTACCAACAGAAACGTAATGCGATGACTCAAAAAGAGAAAAATCGGTTCAAAGAAGATCCTCAAGCCTTTAAACTTCGCTATATTTACCGCCAGTTTCACATTGATTTTCAACCATTAGCGAAGCATTCACCAAAGAGACCGAGAGTTGATCTATCAAGAATTTATGTGTCTCCACATACGCTTGGACTGATTTTGACTTATCACGTCAATTATGGACTTTCAGCCCGTAAAACAGCAGCGTTGATGAAAGATGTACATGGTGTATCAATTTCTCATCAAAGCATTTTAAATTACGAAAATAGTGTGGCATTGTGGTTGAAACCTTATATTGATCACTATCCTTACGAGCTTTCAGATCAATTCTGTGGTGACGAAACATACATCCGCGTAAATGGCCGTTGGCATTACCTGTTTTTCTTTTTTGATGCCGTGAAGAAAGTCATTCTCTCTTATCCTGTGTCACCCAATCGAGATACAGCTACGGCTATTAAAGCGATAGACGAAGTGTTGTTAAAGCTTAGGAAAATCCCAGAAAACCTAACTTTCGTTGTCGATGGCAATCCCATTTACTTATTAGCACAACACTTTTTTGCCCAGCATCAAATCCCGTTTGAGGTGATTCAGGTAATTGGCTTAACCAACGAAGACGAGGTATCAAAGGAATATCGACCTCTCAAACAAATTATCGAGCGGCTAAATCGTACCTTTAAAGGAAACTATCGATCCACTCATGGTTTCGGGTCAGAACATGGTTCTGTTTCTTTTGTGACCTTGTTCGTTGCTTACTTTAACTTTCTAAGACCACATTCAGCTTTAGAAGGGAAAGTACCAGTAACGCTTCCTGAGCTAGATAAGCTTCCAAACATGCCTGCTAGATGGACAACTCTTATTGGTCTTGCCCAGGATTGGATAAGTAAGCAAACTGCCTAA
- a CDS encoding thiamine pyrophosphate-dependent enzyme → MDRDECIELIIQKSKGLPVIFTTGYTCRAAYNIMDLDRHFYMVGSMGMAASIGIGLAIGENDSVVIVDGDGSLLMNPSNLFLASSLKLKNLIHIVLDNGQYESTGGQATMSKHFRFDDIAKAIGYSSTQKVSCKQELNNTLTNAIVDQQGPTFIWALTCPSTTNENLGPRINIPLHKITERFRASML, encoded by the coding sequence TTGGATAGAGACGAATGTATAGAACTTATTATTCAAAAATCTAAAGGGTTGCCTGTTATCTTTACAACTGGTTACACATGTAGAGCAGCTTACAACATAATGGATTTAGATAGACATTTCTATATGGTTGGTTCAATGGGGATGGCTGCTTCTATTGGAATCGGTTTAGCTATAGGAGAAAACGACTCTGTAGTAATAGTAGATGGTGATGGGAGCCTTCTAATGAATCCATCCAATTTATTCTTAGCGTCTAGTCTGAAACTCAAGAACTTAATACATATAGTGCTGGATAATGGTCAGTATGAATCAACAGGAGGTCAGGCTACTATGTCAAAACATTTTCGATTTGATGACATAGCAAAGGCAATTGGTTACTCTAGTACACAAAAAGTGAGTTGTAAACAAGAATTAAATAATACTTTGACTAATGCTATAGTCGATCAACAAGGTCCTACATTCATATGGGCATTGACATGCCCAAGCACTACTAATGAAAATTTAGGACCTAGAATCAATATACCACTGCATAAAATTACCGAAAGATTTAGGGCATCTATGCTGTAA